The Eubacteriales bacterium genomic sequence TGCTATTTTCTCTCCATATTTAAAAGCTTAAAATTTTGTAAAAATAAATACTGCCCACCCTATTTAAGCTATTAGTCAGCATTTTGCATAGCGGATTTTTATCCGTCTGGTCTTTAAATTTACTTAAAATACTTGGCAGTATTGCCCAATAATTGTCATTTGCTATATAATTCGACTGAATTCTTGAATTTTTTGGAATATTTTTTAAAAATTATTTTTACCAATTTATAACATGCGCTATAAAAAATCACTTTTTAACATTTTTTTATTTTCATTTTTACTATATTCCACTTGGAATTGCATGACTCATCTTGGCAATTTAAACACATAGAAAATGCTTATGTAATAATATAGAAGTTCCCTTAGTAATTATTAATATTAAGGAAAAAAAGGATATATATGAAAACAACCAACACATCGTCTTTTAGCATATTTACAATTGCCTCAGCCTATATCGGTACAGTCGTAGGCGCTGGTTTCGCCTCCGGACAAGAAGTACTAAGATTTTTCAATGCCTATGGAATTATTGGCATACTCGGAATAGCCATATCAACCTTTTTATTTTTCTTTGTTGCTTATACTGTTCTAATGCTTGGAAGGAATTTAAAAGCTAAGTCGCACGTCGACATAGTTCTTTATACTAATGGAGACGTTTGCGGCTCTTTTATAGACGTAATTATAATTATATTTTTATTTGCCGGGCTATCGGCGATGATTGCAGGGGCAGGGGCTATTTTTAAAGAACAATTTTCAATTTCTCCAATCTTAGGAACACTTGCAATGGCCCTGCTTACCCTTTTTACAGTTATCACAGGTACTAAAGGAGTTTACAATGCTATTAGCTATGTCGTTCCCTTTCTTATAGTCTCTGTGCTGTTTATCTCCATTTATAGCTTGCTAAACAATCCCATTACCAATAGTGAGATACAGATTGCAAGCGATATAGGTGGTGCAACGCCAAACTGGCTGGTTTCCTCGATAAACTATGCATCCTATAATCTAGTCGTTGCAATTGCGGTTTTAACGCCTATGGGGCCCCTTGCCAAAGATAAGAAAAAACTATTTTGGGGTGCACTGTTGGGGGCTCTAGGGCTTGGAATATGCATGGTTGCCATATATTTTTGTTTAATGACAAATATAACGAGTATTTATGATATGGAAGTCCCTATGATTGAAATAGCGCGTAAAATATCCCCGGTAGCTAAGGTTTTATTTGCCATAGTTTTATTTGCGGAAGTATATACGACTGCCGTTGGGAATTTATACGGCTTCATCCGTCGTATACCGTTTAGGATTTCAAAAACTTATCTCGTAATAATTACGACTTTACTAGCTTTTATCGTAGGGCAATTAGGATTTTCCAATATGGTCAGATACTTATATCCGGTAGTCGGATACGGTGGGCTTATATTCTTAGCCGGTATCATCTATGTCTGGATAGCCAAGAGAAAATCCATTGTTTAAGTTAAAAATCTAAGGGGTGTTAGATATATGCGCAAGCTTAAAATAATAGCAGAAATATCTGTTTTTATAATACTTGTTTTAACGTTAAAGTTGATAGCATCAGAGCAAATTTCCGGAGATAAAAGCGTTTATAACGACGCCCAACAGCTGTCTTATGAAATAACGGCAAAACGGGATCTGTTAGCCTTGATGATGGCTTACCCCGAGTATATTTCAGGCTTTGAAAAGACAGATGATAATATCATATATGTAATAATGAAATCCGGAAATAAAATAGTCTACGACGACATGAAGGTTAAAAGTTTCAATGAGAAAGTTGCCAATGCGGACATAGAAGATTCAATGAGCCAAGTATACCCCCTGTCAGATATCAGCACTATAATGGAAGAAGACTTTGACCCTGGGAGAATAAGAAATTATGCCCTTTTAAACGAAGTTTATGGCAGTTCGCAAAGTAAAATAGAAGCTAGCCTCACAACTGTAACTCTTGGTTCAAGGAACTGCCCGTTTAATAAAAACAACAACGCAGCTGCTTCATTAAAAACTGCATTTCAGGAAATATCCGGCCTTTTAATCAGCAGCTCTAATGTGTATAGTTTTGTATATCCGGTAAACGGAACATATAATTATAGGGCCATATCCGGAACCGGCCTTTTAAGCCCCCACTCTTTTGGTATAGCAATAGATTTAAAGAGCAACAAATGTGATTACTGGAAGTGGGCTACAAAAGAACAAGGCCAAAGCAGGCTCGATTCATACCCAAAAGAATTAGTTAAGATCTTTGAAAATAATTACTTTATCTGGGGCGGAAAATGGTCGCATTTCGACTTTCTGCACTTTGAATATAGGCCGGAACTAATAATCAAATCTAAATATTATATGGATTTAAATAATGACGACTCATGGTATTGCGGTTTCCCTGATACCGAACAAATAAAAAACTATATCAGTATAATAGAAGCAGCCCTATAATAAGAAAGCCGGCCTATATAAGCCGGCTTTCTTATTTCTTTAATTATATTTTTTGCTATTAAGACTAAATGATAGCCAAAATTACAAAGTTAAGTACGAATAAAACTGTAGCGATCCAAATAATTGGATGAACATCTTTGGCTTCTTTTTTGAATATCTTCGCTAAGCAGTAGAAAATGAAGGCCACTGCGATACCATATGTAATGTTATAACAGAATGCCATAAATATACCTGCAAAGAATGCTGGAACCGCCTCGTGAATTTCGGTCCACTGTATATCCTTAAATGAAGCAAGCATCATAACACCAACTACAACGAGAGCCGGTGATGTTGCTGCAAATGGTATAGCGCTTACAAAAGTCGCCAAAAATGCGCTTATAATAAAGCATATTGAAACGACGACGCTGGTAAGCCCTGTTCGGCCGCCGGCTTCAATACCAGATGCACTTTCGATATATGTTGTAGTATTAGACGTTCCGAATATTGCACCAACTGAAGTTGCGATAGAATCTGCAAATAAAGCTTTGTCCATCTTGGATTTAAAACCAGAGCTGCTTTCCATTGCTTTTTCATCTTCTGCGCTGAATATGCCGCTGCGGCGGCCGGTGCCGATAAATGTTCCTATAGTATCAAACGTATCTGACAAGCTGAATGAGAAAATTGTAAGGATTACTAGAGGCAACTTAGCTGTATCAGTAAACAGCGAGCCTAATCCTTGTGAAGTAAATATCGTACCAAATGTAGAAGGAAGTGCTGCAACCGCTTCGCTAAAACTTACACTGTCAGCTGTAGTAGTTACGCCCATGGGAATACCTATCAAAGCTGTAATAATGATCGAAATGAGTATGGCACCTTTAACTTTTAGCAAAAGGAGAATGACAGTAAGCAAAAGGCCGATTATAAACAGCCATAATGCCGGGGTGTTTAATATAGTCATTGCAGGAACTCCGGCTCCAAAATTAATTATACCTACATCTACAAGTCCGACATATGCAATGAATACACCAATACCACCGCCAATAGCATACTGTAAGCTCTTCGGAATAGCTTTAATAATGTATTTACGGATTTTAGTAACTGTAATCAAAATGTTAAGTAGCCCGCAAATAAATACTATCGACAGAGCATGTTGCCAGGAGAAGCCTAGCCCAAAGCATACCGTATAAACGAAAAATGCATTTAAGCCCATCCCCGGAGCCAACGCGTATGGAACATTGGCAAACAACCCCATCACAAGCGTACCAATAACAGACGCTATTATAGTGGCAAGGAATACTGCCCCCCACTCCATTCCAGCTTCACTAAGAATAGAAGGGTTAACGGCAATAATATATGCCATCGTGAAGAAAGTGGTGAGGCCAGCGATGATTTCCTTTGAAACCGTTGTGCCGTTTGCCTTCAACTTGAAAATTCTTTCCATTGATCTCTCTCCTTTTTTAGTTTTTTTATAGATTTGAAAATAACTGAAAGTATAAAAAAATTGTTCATGAATTATTCATATTTTATCTTATTATATATATAAATTCAATATTTTTTAGTAAAATTATCAATCTTTGTCGAAATTAAATGTTAAAATTATATTTAAAAAGTTAGCTTAATTTTTAAGCTAACTTTTATCTTGTTTTCTATTTATTTCTTAACTGTACCGTCCGAATTAAATAGCGGAAGCGGCTCTAGATATTTAATGTCGCTTCGGTTTTTAGCGTCACCTTCTGCTAAAATCGCCATTTTGCCGGCAACTATTCCCCCGGCTTTTTTTACTAGTTCCTCAACTGCATTTATAGACTCGCCAGTTGATATAACATCGTCTACTATCAAAATACGTTTGCCGCGCATAAATTCAGCATCGTCAGCATCAAGGTATAATTTCTGCGGCTTGGCCGTGGTAATAGAAACCACATCTGCTTCGAAAACATCCCGCATGTATAGCTTAGGAGATTTCCTTGCCAAAAAATACTTGTTTACGCCGCTCTGTTTTGCCATCTCGTAAATCAAAGGTATGCTTTTTGCTTCTGGGCTTATCATATAATCGTACTCTGGGGCTATGGCAAGCATGGCAGATGCACATTTAACTGTTAGCTCCACGTCACCAAAAATAACAAACGCCCCTATATATAAATCGTCCGTCACTTTACAGATAGGTAAGTTACGCGTAATCCCTGCAACTTTTAAAGGATAAGTTAACATCTTTAAGTTCCTCCTGATTTCTGAAACGCCAAAAATCGGTTTTATTATACAACATTTAGCCAAAAGTGTATAGTTCAATTTACGGTTTACAAGATACCTCTAAAGGTAAATAATTAATATACAATCTTCTTAGCAATTGTATAAAACCCATTAACGTTTTATAATAAATTTAAGAATACTAAATTGGGAGAGAAAATTTTGGTACGGAAATCTTTTATTACTAATATGCCGGATAAATCCGGAGCATTTCTTAAAGCATCCAAGATTATAGCGAAACATGGCGGTAATATTGTCAGAGTAAGCTACAACAAAGCAGTAGACCCCCGCATGCTTTTTTTAGATATCGTAGCATCTGAAGATAAATTATTAGAAATAGAAAAAGGCCTCTTTGACATCGGATATATAAACGATAAAATCACGGAAACCAGAGTTATAGAAGTATCGGTGAAGATTCCGGATAACCCCGGGTCTGTATTGCCCGTACTTGAAATTTTAAATAAGTATCATATCAACATCTCCTACCTTAACTCAAGTGCTACCGGCTCTTCGTATCAGGATTTTAAAATGGGGCTTTTAATTGAAGACCCTAAGATCATTAAAACTTTGCTAGACCAAATAAGTGAAATTTATCAGATAAACATCATACAATGTGACAGCAGTGAAGAAAATTTGGACAACACAGTATTTTATATACGTCTTGCCAACGATATGCAGCGCCTGCTTGATTTAACCCCTGAAAAGACAATGCAGTTTATTACAGAATCCAATAGGATACTTCAGGTACTGCAGGCTAACGGTGAAGATGCAAATAAAGTATTTAAATACATCCGCCGTTTTGCATATTATATAAGCCAAAATCGCGGAAGTAATTTTAAAGCAGACATTGAAAGCTTTTATTTAAGCAAAACTATTAAATTATATAGTATACAGCCGCCATGCGGCAGTAATACCTACGTATTTGATACTCCAGACGAAATAGTATTAATTGATACCGGCTATGCAATTTATGAGAATGAAATGCACAAAATTTTTAATTCTATTATATCTGGCTTTGACACAAGACCAGTGAAAATTTATATAACTCATACTGATGTGGACCATTGTGGGCTTCTTTCAAAACTTAAACATGCCGAAATAATTGTAAATCAAAAAAGTGCTGACAGCTTAAAAAGGCAATACCTTGGCCTTCCGGATAACCGCGAAGGCACCGATTTAAATTTAGGATACAGTAAGATAAGCCAAATAATATCCGGCTACACACCTCCGGATGCAAGCCGTCTTAAAATACTTGATAATGGTACCCCTAAAGAACATGATGATTTAATTGAGATAGGAAAGATAAGCATCAGCGGCCTGGAATTTATCATATATGAAGGCAGCGGCGGACATATTCGCGGTGAAATGGTCTATATATGCCCAAAATTGGGTATTATTTTTACGGGAGACATCCTCGTTAACATAAGCGGCTTTTCTCAGGAACTGGCAGAATTTAATTCTCTTGCACCGTATCTAATGAAAAGCGTCAATATGGATTCCAAAAAAGCTACGGAAATGAGAAATCAAGTTATAAAGCTTGTTAAAGAAGTTTCCGTTGCTAACCAAAAGCCATGCATCATTTGCTGCGGCCACGGGCCAGTATCAAAATTTATTAATGGTGAACTTATATCCTATAATCAAAAGTAATAATTTTCACTAAGTAAATTTAAATGTAACTTTTACTTTTGTCCGGTTATCGCCTTTATGATTGCCGCTATGCCTTTATTAGGATTTGGAATGTGTACATCAAGGATTTGAAGCACACTTAGAACAACTCCTAGCGTTAGCATAACAAATACAGCTACTATTTCTATCCAATGCTTTTTTTTAAGTATACTTGGTATACAAATGGCCGCTACTCCTATATAAACTAAAATACACCAGATAACATTCATAACACTATCCTGCTCCTCTATTCCTCTGGTTGATATGATTCAGGATATAAGCTCATACCCACAGAGTTAATTCTTGCATCCACCTGCACGTTAACTGTAATATTCTTTATTTCTTCGTCCCAATTCTTTTCAAGCTTTTTCCATTCTTTAGGATATTTACGGTAAAATGCCTTGCCAAATCCAAAGATATCAACACCCCATTCTTTTTGTATTGTATTAAGAGCGGCGTTAACTTCGTCTGTAATAGCCTTAGCATAATTTTTTTGCAGTTTTTTAAATGGTTCTTCTTCAGTTAAATTAACGTTTTCAGACAACTGCTCACCAATTCCCCCTTGCGCCGTAATATTAATGGTCACATAAAGCTTTTCATCTTTTATTTCCGGTATAACCGAAACTGCTGTACCTGTTATTAAAATGGATACTTTTTTATCCTCTTCTCGCGGAGAACTAACAATAATAATACCGCTGACAACCTCACCTAATATCCATAAAAAACCCCGCGTCTCCGTCTTATTTGCCCAGCCTATTAATTTATCTTTATTAAAAATCGCCGTGTCTTCAAGCGCTGGAATAGCTATTTCCTCATCTTTTGATTCCTTCTCTATCGTTGTTATCCCAGGTGCATAAATACTTGCGGTTTTGCTGGCAAGTATTTTATGTATGTCAAATAGCGTCATTTTAGTTCTTTGAGACGTAACATAAGTAACGTCTAATAACATTTCTATCGTTTTAGCTGGTATTTTCTCTTGTTCGCTGGTTGCTTTGACGATATCCTCTGCCTTGCCTCTTGCGATCAATATATACTCAAGATTCCTTGTTTCACGGTTACGGTCCAAAAATTCCGTTACATCACCGATACCATCCCTTGCTACCTCTTCTCCAATTATAACTATCTTATTGAAAGGAAAGTATAGCCTTCTGCACGACGTTTCCGTTGCACTTCTGATAGCATCATATACGGTTTCCCCTGTACTTGTTATAATAGTTACTGCATTCCCGCTTCCGCCAGTTCCATCACTCCCTGCTGAGTTTACAGCGTCGGGTTTAAGTACTTGAAATGTAAGACTTATTTTCCCATCTTCCGTTTTATCTATACCCATAGCCTCAACAATAGCTAACGTATTAATTTCCCTACTGTTCCAGCAACCTGACAAGATAACTACCAATAATATCAAAACAATAAAAAGGCTTACGTACTTTTTCATTTCTTAATTACCCCTTTTTTTCTTATTAAGCCTATTACCAGTAAAATCAACGGTATTATAAACATATACAGCAGCGAATACCATGTAAGTATCTTATAAGATGTAAAATTACTAAGTTCTACAGCATTGGCAGCCATTAAAGCAACCAATGGTACAATTAATGCACCCAAAGGGATAATAAGAGGCTTATAATCTTTCATATTGAATAGTTGCCCTAACCCTAATACGGCCAGATAATAGAAGAAAAATATTTTTATAAATACCCCCAAAACCCAAATTCCCATATGGATAGCGTCTATTCTTTCCATAAAATTACCCATGGTAGCTATTCTTACAATGCTAAAGTATGGAAATGTGCGGCTCTGTGCTTCATCTATTCCCAACACAGCGATTATAGTAACCGTCATAACAGTCCAAAATAATAAAGTTACTAAATTCCCCTTTATAAATACACCCTTGGCTTTCTTTGGGTTATCTAATTTAGGAAGTATCATCGCCATGGCCAATACTTCTATAGACCTGGTCGCTATTGTAAAACCACCGCTTAATACCGGTAGTATTCCCTTTTCCATTACAGGGGTTAATTCTTTAATGTCCATATCTTTTAATAATAACAATGCTAATGATGTAATTGATATCATTACTAAAACTGCAACTATTTCTGAAATACGCCCCAGCACTTGAATACCTTTACTTACGGCATATGCACAGAAAATTAACATACTGATTGTAAAAAATAAGGTAGGCGTGTCAGGCATTACAGCAGTTGTAATGAATAAATTAAATTGACCCAAAGTTAATACCACCATGTGTATAAAAAACAACACTATTAAAAAACCTATTGCCTTCCCAACTACTTTGCCGAATATAGTTTGGCTGTATTCAATGATGCTCTGATTAGGAAATTTCTTATATAAAAAATAGACAGGAATAGAAAGAATCAACTGTATAACTATAGAAAATATATTGGATATCCATAAATCCTGATTGCTTGGCGGAGAATTCAACGCTGGCCAATAAGTAATTGTAACAACCACTCTGCTTACAAATGTTAAAAATATAAGCTTTTTTGCGTTGATTTTACCTTTTTCAGCCATTAGATTTTCCCTCTTTAAATGGTTTTTTATCTTTAGGTTGGTTTGGCCTTTGATTGGTCTTTTGCCTAAAAATGTTATTCTTACCTATGTTATACGGCCTTTTAATCATAGCCCACCATGGCACCCTTATAAATGTATCTTTCATGCCAGATAAATTAGACGGAGCGATGGGAGAAAAATATGGTATACCATATGAACTTAACGAACATAAATGCGTAAGCACAAATGCAAGGCCAATCATAATTCCATATTGTCCTGCTATCGCTGCAAGCACTGTTAACATGAGCCTTACTAAAGCTATCGCGTCGTAATAAGGCGTTACTACAAAAGAAGTTATTGCCGTAAGGGCTACAACGATTACCATAGGCGCTCCCACTATTCCAGCCGAGACAGCAGCCTCGCCTATAACTAAAGCTCCCACAATACTAACGGCCTGTCCTATAACCTTTGGCAGCCTTACACCGGCTTCTCTTAATATTTCAAATATAATAAGCATTATTAAAGCTTCTATAAAAGTAGGGAAAGGAGTTCCTTCCTGTGCCACTGCAATAGTTATTAGTAGCGGTGGCGGTAGTAGTTCCTGGTTGTAGCTGGTAATGGCAATATACATAGATGGTAAAGTAATTGCGAGGAGGAAAGCTACCCACCTTAAAAACCTTACTACAGAGGCAAAAAACGGGCGGGAATAATAATCCTCGCTATTTTGTAAACCCTCTACAAATAAATAAGGTACGGTTAAAACCATAGGCGTCCCATCCACTAGTATTGCTACTCTTCCTTCAAGCATTTTTGCACATACTATATCAGGTTTTTCAGTATTTCCTACCGTTGGAAAAACTGAAAAAGGTGCGTCTTGTATATAAGATTCTATGTAACCGGATTCTAGTATTGCATCGATTTTTATCCTTTTAAGCCTCGACTTCACTTCTTTTACTGTGTTGTCATCTGCTATACCATTTATATAAGCTATACAGATATTAGTATTGCTCTGGTTGCCAATTACCACCGATTCAAATTTAAGGTTATGGTTTTTTACTTTTCTACGCAAAAGTGCCTTATTAATGCAAATCGTCTCAACAAATCCTTCTCTTGGCCCTCTTACAACTGTTTCTG encodes the following:
- a CDS encoding M15 family metallopeptidase: MRKLKIIAEISVFIILVLTLKLIASEQISGDKSVYNDAQQLSYEITAKRDLLALMMAYPEYISGFEKTDDNIIYVIMKSGNKIVYDDMKVKSFNEKVANADIEDSMSQVYPLSDISTIMEEDFDPGRIRNYALLNEVYGSSQSKIEASLTTVTLGSRNCPFNKNNNAAASLKTAFQEISGLLISSSNVYSFVYPVNGTYNYRAISGTGLLSPHSFGIAIDLKSNKCDYWKWATKEQGQSRLDSYPKELVKIFENNYFIWGGKWSHFDFLHFEYRPELIIKSKYYMDLNNDDSWYCGFPDTEQIKNYISIIEAAL
- a CDS encoding NCS2 family permease, translated to MERIFKLKANGTTVSKEIIAGLTTFFTMAYIIAVNPSILSEAGMEWGAVFLATIIASVIGTLVMGLFANVPYALAPGMGLNAFFVYTVCFGLGFSWQHALSIVFICGLLNILITVTKIRKYIIKAIPKSLQYAIGGGIGVFIAYVGLVDVGIINFGAGVPAMTILNTPALWLFIIGLLLTVILLLLKVKGAILISIIITALIGIPMGVTTTADSVSFSEAVAALPSTFGTIFTSQGLGSLFTDTAKLPLVILTIFSFSLSDTFDTIGTFIGTGRRSGIFSAEDEKAMESSSGFKSKMDKALFADSIATSVGAIFGTSNTTTYIESASGIEAGGRTGLTSVVVSICFIISAFLATFVSAIPFAATSPALVVVGVMMLASFKDIQWTEIHEAVPAFFAGIFMAFCYNITYGIAVAFIFYCLAKIFKKEAKDVHPIIWIATVLFVLNFVILAII
- a CDS encoding phosphoribosyltransferase family protein, encoding MLTYPLKVAGITRNLPICKVTDDLYIGAFVIFGDVELTVKCASAMLAIAPEYDYMISPEAKSIPLIYEMAKQSGVNKYFLARKSPKLYMRDVFEADVVSITTAKPQKLYLDADDAEFMRGKRILIVDDVISTGESINAVEELVKKAGGIVAGKMAILAEGDAKNRSDIKYLEPLPLFNSDGTVKK
- a CDS encoding MBL fold metallo-hydrolase — encoded protein: MVRKSFITNMPDKSGAFLKASKIIAKHGGNIVRVSYNKAVDPRMLFLDIVASEDKLLEIEKGLFDIGYINDKITETRVIEVSVKIPDNPGSVLPVLEILNKYHINISYLNSSATGSSYQDFKMGLLIEDPKIIKTLLDQISEIYQINIIQCDSSEENLDNTVFYIRLANDMQRLLDLTPEKTMQFITESNRILQVLQANGEDANKVFKYIRRFAYYISQNRGSNFKADIESFYLSKTIKLYSIQPPCGSNTYVFDTPDEIVLIDTGYAIYENEMHKIFNSIISGFDTRPVKIYITHTDVDHCGLLSKLKHAEIIVNQKSADSLKRQYLGLPDNREGTDLNLGYSKISQIISGYTPPDASRLKILDNGTPKEHDDLIEIGKISISGLEFIIYEGSGGHIRGEMVYICPKLGIIFTGDILVNISGFSQELAEFNSLAPYLMKSVNMDSKKATEMRNQVIKLVKEVSVANQKPCIICCGHGPVSKFINGELISYNQK
- a CDS encoding Ger(x)C family spore germination protein codes for the protein MKKYVSLFIVLILLVVILSGCWNSREINTLAIVEAMGIDKTEDGKISLTFQVLKPDAVNSAGSDGTGGSGNAVTIITSTGETVYDAIRSATETSCRRLYFPFNKIVIIGEEVARDGIGDVTEFLDRNRETRNLEYILIARGKAEDIVKATSEQEKIPAKTIEMLLDVTYVTSQRTKMTLFDIHKILASKTASIYAPGITTIEKESKDEEIAIPALEDTAIFNKDKLIGWANKTETRGFLWILGEVVSGIIIVSSPREEDKKVSILITGTAVSVIPEIKDEKLYVTINITAQGGIGEQLSENVNLTEEEPFKKLQKNYAKAITDEVNAALNTIQKEWGVDIFGFGKAFYRKYPKEWKKLEKNWDEEIKNITVNVQVDARINSVGMSLYPESYQPEE
- a CDS encoding endospore germination permease, with product MAEKGKINAKKLIFLTFVSRVVVTITYWPALNSPPSNQDLWISNIFSIVIQLILSIPVYFLYKKFPNQSIIEYSQTIFGKVVGKAIGFLIVLFFIHMVVLTLGQFNLFITTAVMPDTPTLFFTISMLIFCAYAVSKGIQVLGRISEIVAVLVMISITSLALLLLKDMDIKELTPVMEKGILPVLSGGFTIATRSIEVLAMAMILPKLDNPKKAKGVFIKGNLVTLLFWTVMTVTIIAVLGIDEAQSRTFPYFSIVRIATMGNFMERIDAIHMGIWVLGVFIKIFFFYYLAVLGLGQLFNMKDYKPLIIPLGALIVPLVALMAANAVELSNFTSYKILTWYSLLYMFIIPLILLVIGLIRKKGVIKK
- a CDS encoding spore germination protein; its protein translation is MIQTIKKIFRSISINQEKESTVTNTDDNWPVSKNIKLNLKRVKNYFENANDIIIREFELGIDQHVKAFIVMIEGLADKTIVNESLMKSLMIGTHITEPDKGIDKKNVYNFVKDRALSVASVEETKTLEETINLVLSGDVAIFIDGAPSAIIASIRGCMGRAVTEPITETVVRGPREGFVETICINKALLRRKVKNHNLKFESVVIGNQSNTNICIAYINGIADDNTVKEVKSRLKRIKIDAILESGYIESYIQDAPFSVFPTVGNTEKPDIVCAKMLEGRVAILVDGTPMVLTVPYLFVEGLQNSEDYYSRPFFASVVRFLRWVAFLLAITLPSMYIAITSYNQELLPPPLLITIAVAQEGTPFPTFIEALIMLIIFEILREAGVRLPKVIGQAVSIVGALVIGEAAVSAGIVGAPMVIVVALTAITSFVVTPYYDAIALVRLMLTVLAAIAGQYGIMIGLAFVLTHLCSLSSYGIPYFSPIAPSNLSGMKDTFIRVPWWAMIKRPYNIGKNNIFRQKTNQRPNQPKDKKPFKEGKSNG